The following nucleotide sequence is from Candidatus Polarisedimenticolaceae bacterium.
CGGACCTCGCCCTCGGGCCTCGTCTTGCCCGCGACCGCCGCGTAGACGGTGTCGACGATCGCCTGGAACGCCGTGTCCTTGCGCCGGCGTGGGTGGCGCAGCGTCACCGGGATCTCGACCACGACCCGTCCGGGGTCCTTCCCCATGACGACGATGCGGTCGGCCATGAGCACCGCCTCCTCGATGTTGTGGGTCACCATGAGGATCGCCTTCGTCGGGATGGCGTGCGACGACCACAGCTCGAGCAGCTCGCCGCGGAGCGCCTCGGCCGAGAGCACGTCGAGCGCCGAGAACGGCTCGTCGAGGCAGAGCAGCTCCGGCTCGACCGCCATCGCGCGCGCGAAGCCGACCTTCTGCCGCATCCCACCCGACAGCTCTCGGGGGTACGCCGCCTCGAAGCCGTCGAGCCCGACCATGTCGATGAGCTTGCGGGCGCGCTCCTCGCGCTCGGGGCGCGGGATGCCGCGGGCGCGGAGGGCGACCTCGACGTTCTCCTGCACGGTGAGCCACGGGTAGAGGGCGAAGGTCTGGAAGACGATCGTCGCGTGCGGGTTCACGCCCTCGACCGGGACGCCGCGGTAGCGCACCTGCCCCTCGGTCGCGGGGCTGAGACCGGTGATCACGCGCAGGAGCGACGACTTGCCGCAGCCCGACGGGCCCAGGAGGCACACGAACTGTCCCGCATCGACCTCGAGCGAGACTCCGGAGACGGCGACGAAGAGCTTGGGGGGACGCCCGTACGTCTTCGTCACCCGGTCCACGTTGAGAAGCGCTTCTCCGCTCATGGCGTCTCCATCATTCCATGCGGTAGCGCTCTTCCGCGAGCCGGTAGAGCCGCGCCCAGAACACCCGGTTGATCAGGACCACGGTGCCGACGAGCGCCAGGGTGCCCGCGAGGAGCATCGCGTAGTTCGCGTCGGCCGTCGCGGCCGCGATCGTCGCGCCGACGCCGACGGTCTGGTGCGTCTCGCCGCCGAACTCCACGAACTCGGCGACGATGCTGGCGTTCCACGCGCCGCCCGAGGCGGTGATCGCTCCGGTGATGACGAACGGGAAGAGCGAAGGGAGGACGAGCGTGCGCCATCGCGCCGCGCGCGTGAGACGCAGGAGATCGGTCGTGTCGCGGAGGTCCCGCGGAATCGCCGAGGCTCCCGCGATCACGTTGAAGAGCAGATACCACTGCGTCCCCATGAGCATGAGCAGAACCGCCGCCAGGTTGAGGCCGAACGGAAGGCGGAGCAGCACGATGAGGATCACGGGGAAGAGCGCCGTCGCGGGGACCGCCGCCAAGACCTGCGCCGCCGGCTGGAGCACCCGCGCGAGCCGCGGCCTCGTCCCGATCACGTAGCCGACAGGGAGCGTCCAGGCGACGGCGATCAGGAGCGACGCGGCCACGCGCGCGAAGGTCGCGAGGAGGCCCGCGCCGATCGTCTCCCACGAGGCGAGCGACAGCGAGGCGAGGAGCGACGCGGCACGGACGGCGCCGTAGAGGACGATCGCGACGAGGACGGCCCCCGCGACCCACGCGGGCCATCGAGATTCCTCGCGCCGGGCTCTGGGCTTCGCGTCCACGGCGAGCGAGGCGCGATCCATCCGATCCCCGAGCGGCGCGATCACGCGCGTCCGGATCTCCGCGGCGAGCCGCGAGCCGTCGAGGGCGTCGCGGAACCACGACGTCTGCGGCTGCTCGCCCTCCACCGACTCGATCTTGAACTTCGTCGCCCAGGCGAGGAGCGGCCGCCACACGACCTGATCGAGGACGACGACGATGGCGACGAGCGTGACGACGCCGAGCAGCACCGCGCGAAGATCTCCCGTCGACGCCGCGGTCTGAAGGTACGAGCCGAGCCCGGGCAGGCGGAAGTCGTGCGACCCGACCTTGAAGATCTCCGACGCCATGAGGAAGAACCAGCCGCCGGCCCAGCTCATCACACTGTTCCAGATGAGGCCGATCGCGGCGAACGGCAGCTCGAGGACGCGCAGGCGCATCCACGGCGAGAGCCGGAAGATCGAGGCCGCCTCGCGGAGCTCGCTCGGGATCGTCGTGAGCGACTGGTAGAAGGAGAACGTCAGGTTCCAGGCCTGCGAGGTGAAGATGAGAACGATCGCCGCGACCTCCGCCGCCGCGCGCTGCGGGAGCACGGCGGAGAGTCCGAGGAGGACGACCGGGAGGAACGAGAGGATCGGCACGCTCTGGAGGACGTCGAGGAGCGGCATCAGGACCTTGCGCGCTCCGGGGTTCCTCGCCGCGGCGTAGCCGTAGGCCAGGCTGAACCCGAGCGACAGCGCGTAGGCGGCGGCCATCCGGCTCACCGAGAGGAGCGCGTACCACGGGAGCGCACCCGGCGACGTCGAGATCTCCGGCCCCGCGATCGCCGTCGGCGCGAAGAAGGCGAGGCGGACGCCCGCATAGAGCAGCGCAGCGATCCCCGCGAAGATGAGGACGTCGGCGAGCGCCGGCCGCCGCGGAAGTACCGGTCCGAAACGCAGTCGCCTCACGGGAGTGGATTTCGCCGGGAGACCGCTCGCATCGCCTCTTCGGCCGTCCGGGGTACGTCGGGTCCGTCGAAATGGGGCGCGAGCTTGACCGCGGGATAGGCTCGCATCGCGTCGAGCGCTGCGGCGACGTCTCCGGCGGACAGGCCGTCGCAGCTTGCGTAGACGCCGCCCGCACCTTCCTCACGCTCGTTGTGACCGATCAGAATCGAGCGAATCTCTTCGATGATCGCGGCCGTGGGCGTCGGTACGAGGAGGAGCGCGAGTGCACCGTGCTCCCGATGCAGCCGGGCAATGATGGACTTGTCGATCTCACCTTTGATCGCCGGGAAGAGGATCTTCTCCTCGATCCCGATATGCCGCAGCAGCCCCGCGCGGAGATCCTCGTAGCTCGCACGATCGACCTCGCCGGACGGCGTCACCGCCGATGCGAGCAGCGCGTCGAGCCGCTCGTGATCGGCGGCGAGGAACTTGAGAATCGGTCCCGCCATGCGGCGCGAGTATAGGCGCCGTGCTCAAGGCGAAGCGAGCATCCTGCCCAGCGCCAGCGAGAGGTCGGGCCAGTACGTGATCAGGAGCACGCCCCCGCCGAGGATCGCGAGGAACGGCAGCACGTGGCGGTAGAGCGCGGTCATCGGCTTGCCGAAGCGCGACGACGACAGGAAGAGGTTCAGGCCGACCGGCGGAAAGAGGAACCCGAGCTCGAGGTTGGCGAGGAAGATGACGCCGAGGTGGACGGGATCGATCCCGTACGCCGCCGCCAGGGGGACGACGAGCGGCGTCAGGATGACGATCGCCGAGAACACTTCGAGCACGCTCCCGAGCACGAGGAGCACGACGTTCAAGACGAGCAGGAACACGAGCGGCGAGTGGATGTGCGCCTGCACGGCCGCGAGCACCGCGTCGGGGATCTGCGCCTCGACGAGGTAGCCGGTCATCCCGAGCGCGCAGCTCAGGAGGAGGAGCACGGCGCCGATCATCGCCGAGCCGCGCACCAGCGTCTTCGGCAGGTCGCCGAGGGTCAGGTCGCGGTGGATGAAGACGACGATCACGATGGTGTAGATCACCGCGAACGCGGCCGTCTCGAGGAGCGACGCCCAGCCGGTCGCGAAGAGCACGATCATCGCGACCGGGATCGACAGCTCCCACTTCGCCTCCCAGGTCGCGGCGGCGGCTTCCTTCACGGAGAACGGCTGCTTGGACGCGCGCACGCGCTTGCCGACCGTCATCCCGTAGAGCGCGACGATGAGGACGAGGAGCGTGCCCGGCAGGAGGCCCGCGAGGAAAAGCTTCTCGGCGGGGATCTTCGAGACGACGCTGTAAAGGATGACGGGGAGGCTCGGCGGGAAGAGGAGGCCGAGGCTTCCCGCGGCGGTGACGAGGCCGAGCGAGAACCCTTCCGGGTAGCCGTCCTCGCGCAGGATCGGATAGACGAGCCCGCCGAGGGCGATGATCGTCACGCCGGAGCCGCCGGTGAACGCGGTGAAGACGGCGCACACCGCCGCGACGAGCACCGCGACCCCGCCCGGCATCCAGCCGAGGAGCGCGCGGAAGAACCGGACGAGCCGGTGAGCGGCCTGCGAGTCCGCGAGCAGGTAGCCGCACGCGGTCAGGAGCGGGATCGCGGGAAGGGTCGGCGACGCAACGAGGCGGTAGATCTCCGCGGTGACGGCGGAGACGGGCGTCCCGTCACGGAAGAAGAAGAGCGCGGCGAGGCCGCCCATCGCGGCGAAGACCGGCGCGCCGACGAGCGTCGCGATGATGACGAGCGCCGCGAGCGGCAGGACGAGGTGCCGCGAAAAGTCGGGGGCCGCCCCGAGTGCGACGACGAGCGCGACCGCCGCGGCGGCGAGCGCGCGACCGCGCCACGAGCGCCCCGCCTTCAGGACGTAGAGGAGCGCCATGCCGGCGAGCGCCGCGGGCATGACCGTCTCGCCGAGCCACTCGGGAGCGCCGAACGGGAGCACGCGCCCCAGCGTCCGGTCGGCGAGCACGACGCGCACCGCCGCGAACGACAGCACCGCCGCCACGGAGGCGGCGACGGCGTGCGTCAGGAAGTCGGCCGCGACGCGCAAGCGACCCTCGCCCAGGAGGACCGCCGTCGAGAGACGGAGATGCTCCCCGGCGGCCGTCGCCGCGAGTCCTCCGAGGAAGGTCAGGAAGAAGGTGAGAACCTGGACGTAGCTCGACGCGCCCGGAACGTGGAACCGCCCGAACGGCCGAGCGGCGAAGTCGATCATCGGAAGGAGCGCGAGCAGGAGGAGCGACGCGACGAGCAGCGCCTCCCACATCCGTCGCGCGAGCTGGACCGGCCTCAATGCGGCTTCTGCGCCCGGTACTCGGCGGAGGACTTGACCGCCAGATCGAAGTCATCCGCCGGCATGTAGGCGCCGCGGACGAGCGGGTAGACACTCGACGGCAGCTTGCGCCACGACTCGAGATCGGCGGCGGTCGGCTTCACGACGATCAAGCCCTTCGACTTCATCGCGTCGACGCTCTGGGCCTCCTCGGCCCGCGTCTTGTCGCGCATGCGGCGCGCCGTTTCCTTCGTCGCGGCGATGATCGCCGGACGCACGTCGGCGGGGATCTTGTTCCACGTGTTCTTGTCGATGACGATCCCGCCGATGAGGAGCGCCCAGTTGACGTCGGTCATGTTCTTCGCCGAGGTGTACCACTGCATGAGCGCGGCGATCTGCGGCGTCGTGCAGATGGCGTTGACGAGTCCGGTCCCAAGCGCGGTCGAGATCTCGGTGGCGGGGAGCGGGATCGGATGGAAGCCGGCGCCCTTCCACAGCTCGATGTACTTGTCGTCGCCCGCCCAGGCGAAGAGCTTCGCCGTCTTCAGCTCGTCCGGAGAGCGCGCCGGCGTCTTGGTGAAGAAGTGCGCCCAGCCGGCGTCGATCCACGAGAGGACGACGAACCCCTTGGCATCGAACTTCGCCTCGAGGGCCGGCGTGATCTTGTCGGCGACCCAGTCGGCCTCGGCGTAGTCCTCGAACAGCATCGGGATCTGGAGCGCGAGGACGCCGCGGTCGATGTCGGCGAGGCCGGAGGTCGCGAGGAACCCCGCGTTCAGCGTGCCGAGGCGGATCTTGCGCACGACGTCGGCGTCGTCACCGGCGACACCGCCGGCGTAGAGCTTGAGCGTGACCTTCCCTCCCGAGACCTGCTGCCACTTCTGCCCCATCTCCGTGAGCGAGGTGTTCCAGGCCGATCCTGCGGGAACGAGGGTCGCCATCTTGACGACGACCGTGTCGGCGGCGCGAGCCGTTCCGATCGCGAGGACGAAAGCGGCTGCGAGGGCGAGGCACCGGATGGTTCGCATGGTTCCATTACTCCAGGAAAAGGTCGTCGATCTTAGCGAGAAGCCAGCGCGCGCGCCGCTGCGCGACGAGGTTGGCCAGGCGGTACTCCGGAACGGCGTCGGGATTCACCGCGAGCGCCGCGTCGATCATCTCGGTGAACTCCTTGCGATTCTGCGTCCCGACCGAGACCGATTCCGCGAAGGCGAGGTACGGCGCCGCCCTCTTCCCCTTGGCCAGATCGAGCGCGGCTTTCAGCTCGGCCCGCGCCTTGTCGATCGACCCGCCCGCCGCGCCGGCCCGGCCGCCTTCATAAGAGATGTAGTAGTCGTGGATCACCCCGTCGCCGTATCCGGGGTCGAGCTCGAGGGCCCGGTGCATCAGGCTCTCGGCGACCGGGAGGTTCACCGCCATGGCGGCGTCGGTCTTGTCCGTCGCGATCGCGAGGCTCCACGCGGCCGCGGTCCAGTAGAGAAGCGGGACGTCGGACTTCTTCATCCCGGCGAGCGCCGCGTGCGCATCGGCGTCGAGCGCCTTGCGCAATCCCGGGTGGTCGACCTCGAGGCCGCGCATCCCGTAGCCGAGGGCGCGCCGGTACATCTTCATCGCGCGCTCACGGAGATGGGTGGCGCGCGCCACGTCTTGGTCCTGGACGTAGTCGGCTTCGCTCGCGAGGTACACGTAGGCGTACTGCGCGAACCCCGACGACGCGGCCAGGAGGAGGCCCTTGTGGTTCGGCGTCGTCTCGAGGAGGCCTTCGATCGTCTTCAGGGCGAAGGGGGTCGCCTCGCCGACGAACTCGGGATCGTCGTCGCTCGCGTAGGTCGTGCCGCCCGAGGCCAGCGCGTCCCCCACCTTCCCGGCGGCCCATTTCTTGATGGAACAGCCCGGCGTCGCGGCGAGGAGAATCGCCGTCAGGAGGAGGAGTGTGACTCGGCGGCGCATCGGAGCGCGCAGTCTAGCGCACTACCCCGGCGCCTTCTTCGCAGCCTCCGCGATGGCGTGGCTGCGCGCCTTCGCGGCCGCCGCGGCGGTCCGATCCCCCGTCGTCTCGTAGACCGCGGCGAGCGCGTCCAAGTCCTCGATGAGATCCGGCGAATCCTTCCCCGACGCCTTCTCGTCGATCGCGAGCGTGCGCTCGTACAGATGTTTCGCGGCCGTCAGGTCGCCCGCGGCGCGGTGCACGTCGCCGAGCGAGAAAAGGACCATCGACACCGCGGGGTTGTCCGGCCCGAACTTCTTCTCGCGGATGGCGAGCGCGCGCTCGAGCGGCTCCTTGGCGGCGGCGGGGTTGCCGGATTGGATCCGCGCGTAGCCGATGTTGTAGAGCGTCTGCGCGACCCTCGGATGGTCGGGACCGTACGCCTTCTCCATCGTGTGCAAGGTCCGCTCGAGCATCGGGAACGCCTTGTCGAACTGCTCGAGCTGCGCGTACGCGAGCGACACGTTGCCGAGCGCCTCGATCACCTCGCGGCTCTCCGGGTCGAGGAACTTCTCGCGGATGGCGAGCGCGCGCTCGAAATTCGAGAGCGCGCGGTCCAGGTGGCCGGTCCGCTGCTCGAGGACGCCGCGGTTCGTGAGGAGATCGGCGACATCGAGCGATCCGTCGTCGCCCGCGGCGTGAAGGAGAGCGACCCCTTCGTCGAGGTCCTTCTTCGCCCCCTCGAGATCGTCGACGTCGGTCTTGACCGAGGCACTGTCGACGAGGAATCGTGCCCTCTCGGCCGGGCTCGCATCGGGGGTCGCGGCAAGGATGGCCCGTGCGCGTTCGAGCGGCGCCAAGGCGGCCTTGGACTCCTTCATCTCTCCGAGCAGCCAGCCGTAACCGGTCAGCGCGCGCGCCAGCGCGAGGCTCGGAGCGCCGGCGTCGAGGATCGCGATCGCCTCCTCGTATTCCTTCCGGGACGACGTGTAGTCGCCGAGTCCTTCGAGCGTCTTGGCGAGCAGGACCTTCCCTTCCGCGACCTCGGTGGCTCCTCCGCCGAGCTGCGCCGTCCGGACCTTGACGCTGTCCTCGATCAGCGGCCGCGCGCGCGCGTAGAGACCGAGCCGCTCGTAGACGTCGGCGATCGCCGCCATGAGACGCGCCCGTACCAGCGGATCCTGCGCCAGCTCGAGACGGATCCGATCGGCTCCGCGGTCCAAGATCTCGCGCGCGGTGATCTGCTCGCTTCGTGCGCGGTCGGGCTTGCTGACGTCGAAGAGCCCGACGAGGAAGTCGTAGGTGTGCTTCGCGGTGCCGGCTTCCTCGCGGGCCGATTTCTCCGCCGCCAGGGCGCGCGCGAGGTTCCTCTCGGAGCGAATGTAGAGGAACGACATGCCGATCGCCGCGACGACGGTCAGAAGAACGACGACGGCGGCCGCCGCGAACGCGCCTCGGTGGCGGGCGACGAGCTTGCGGATCTGGTAGATCGTGCTCGGCGGAT
It contains:
- a CDS encoding TRAP transporter TatT component family protein; its protein translation is MRRRVTLLLLTAILLAATPGCSIKKWAAGKVGDALASGGTTYASDDDPEFVGEATPFALKTIEGLLETTPNHKGLLLAASSGFAQYAYVYLASEADYVQDQDVARATHLRERAMKMYRRALGYGMRGLEVDHPGLRKALDADAHAALAGMKKSDVPLLYWTAAAWSLAIATDKTDAAMAVNLPVAESLMHRALELDPGYGDGVIHDYYISYEGGRAGAAGGSIDKARAELKAALDLAKGKRAAPYLAFAESVSVGTQNRKEFTEMIDAALAVNPDAVPEYRLANLVAQRRARWLLAKIDDLFLE
- a CDS encoding hemerythrin domain-containing protein, with product MAGPILKFLAADHERLDALLASAVTPSGEVDRASYEDLRAGLLRHIGIEEKILFPAIKGEIDKSIIARLHREHGALALLLVPTPTAAIIEEIRSILIGHNEREEGAGGVYASCDGLSAGDVAAALDAMRAYPAVKLAPHFDGPDVPRTAEEAMRAVSRRNPLP
- a CDS encoding serine/threonine-protein kinase, coding for MTGREFPKADPPTATTGGVAIPEGSVPLSAVAVPGFRLLRKLGEGGFGTVFEAEQETPRRRVALKVVRGGAIASELHVRLFRREADMLARLVHPGIAAILESGRTDDGHHWFAMELVPGETLHAWLAARHGERPRTMAALRERLEIILAACDAVHYAHQRGVIHRDLKPSNLIVLPPESAPSHSRGSDTSYATRPIVKVLDFGLARLTDPDQEGAPPASVAGVVRGTVPYMSPEQVKGNPAAVDVRTDVYALGLILYEMLVDKPPYDVPSVFADAIRTISEVEPRPLAKDWPGPGRPDADLQTIVRKALEKDPEQRYASVAALGEDVRRWLASEPILAHPPSTIYQIRKLVARHRGAFAAAAVVVLLTVVAAIGMSFLYIRSERNLARALAAEKSAREEAGTAKHTYDFLVGLFDVSKPDRARSEQITAREILDRGADRIRLELAQDPLVRARLMAAIADVYERLGLYARARPLIEDSVKVRTAQLGGGATEVAEGKVLLAKTLEGLGDYTSSRKEYEEAIAILDAGAPSLALARALTGYGWLLGEMKESKAALAPLERARAILAATPDASPAERARFLVDSASVKTDVDDLEGAKKDLDEGVALLHAAGDDGSLDVADLLTNRGVLEQRTGHLDRALSNFERALAIREKFLDPESREVIEALGNVSLAYAQLEQFDKAFPMLERTLHTMEKAYGPDHPRVAQTLYNIGYARIQSGNPAAAKEPLERALAIREKKFGPDNPAVSMVLFSLGDVHRAAGDLTAAKHLYERTLAIDEKASGKDSPDLIEDLDALAAVYETTGDRTAAAAAKARSHAIAEAAKKAPG
- a CDS encoding ABC transporter permease subunit, coding for MRRLRFGPVLPRRPALADVLIFAGIAALLYAGVRLAFFAPTAIAGPEISTSPGALPWYALLSVSRMAAAYALSLGFSLAYGYAAARNPGARKVLMPLLDVLQSVPILSFLPVVLLGLSAVLPQRAAAEVAAIVLIFTSQAWNLTFSFYQSLTTIPSELREAASIFRLSPWMRLRVLELPFAAIGLIWNSVMSWAGGWFFLMASEIFKVGSHDFRLPGLGSYLQTAASTGDLRAVLLGVVTLVAIVVVLDQVVWRPLLAWATKFKIESVEGEQPQTSWFRDALDGSRLAAEIRTRVIAPLGDRMDRASLAVDAKPRARREESRWPAWVAGAVLVAIVLYGAVRAASLLASLSLASWETIGAGLLATFARVAASLLIAVAWTLPVGYVIGTRPRLARVLQPAAQVLAAVPATALFPVILIVLLRLPFGLNLAAVLLMLMGTQWYLLFNVIAGASAIPRDLRDTTDLLRLTRAARWRTLVLPSLFPFVITGAITASGGAWNASIVAEFVEFGGETHQTVGVGATIAAATADANYAMLLAGTLALVGTVVLINRVFWARLYRLAEERYRME
- a CDS encoding TRAP transporter large permease subunit translates to MRPVQLARRMWEALLVASLLLLALLPMIDFAARPFGRFHVPGASSYVQVLTFFLTFLGGLAATAAGEHLRLSTAVLLGEGRLRVAADFLTHAVAASVAAVLSFAAVRVVLADRTLGRVLPFGAPEWLGETVMPAALAGMALLYVLKAGRSWRGRALAAAAVALVVALGAAPDFSRHLVLPLAALVIIATLVGAPVFAAMGGLAALFFFRDGTPVSAVTAEIYRLVASPTLPAIPLLTACGYLLADSQAAHRLVRFFRALLGWMPGGVAVLVAAVCAVFTAFTGGSGVTIIALGGLVYPILREDGYPEGFSLGLVTAAGSLGLLFPPSLPVILYSVVSKIPAEKLFLAGLLPGTLLVLIVALYGMTVGKRVRASKQPFSVKEAAAATWEAKWELSIPVAMIVLFATGWASLLETAAFAVIYTIVIVVFIHRDLTLGDLPKTLVRGSAMIGAVLLLLSCALGMTGYLVEAQIPDAVLAAVQAHIHSPLVFLLVLNVVLLVLGSVLEVFSAIVILTPLVVPLAAAYGIDPVHLGVIFLANLELGFLFPPVGLNLFLSSSRFGKPMTALYRHVLPFLAILGGGVLLITYWPDLSLALGRMLASP
- the dctP gene encoding TRAP transporter substrate-binding protein DctP; this translates as MRTIRCLALAAAFVLAIGTARAADTVVVKMATLVPAGSAWNTSLTEMGQKWQQVSGGKVTLKLYAGGVAGDDADVVRKIRLGTLNAGFLATSGLADIDRGVLALQIPMLFEDYAEADWVADKITPALEAKFDAKGFVVLSWIDAGWAHFFTKTPARSPDELKTAKLFAWAGDDKYIELWKGAGFHPIPLPATEISTALGTGLVNAICTTPQIAALMQWYTSAKNMTDVNWALLIGGIVIDKNTWNKIPADVRPAIIAATKETARRMRDKTRAEEAQSVDAMKSKGLIVVKPTAADLESWRKLPSSVYPLVRGAYMPADDFDLAVKSSAEYRAQKPH
- a CDS encoding nitrate/sulfonate/bicarbonate ABC transporter ATP-binding protein; amino-acid sequence: MSGEALLNVDRVTKTYGRPPKLFVAVSGVSLEVDAGQFVCLLGPSGCGKSSLLRVITGLSPATEGQVRYRGVPVEGVNPHATIVFQTFALYPWLTVQENVEVALRARGIPRPEREERARKLIDMVGLDGFEAAYPRELSGGMRQKVGFARAMAVEPELLCLDEPFSALDVLSAEALRGELLELWSSHAIPTKAILMVTHNIEEAVLMADRIVVMGKDPGRVVVEIPVTLRHPRRRKDTAFQAIVDTVYAAVAGKTRPEGEVRQAGRRLPKARPNALAGLVEKLAAEGGRADLYRLAAELTLEIDDVLPVVELGELLGMLTVAEGDLSLAPLGSAYAEASILARKELIAGRVLRIPVVNKIYEALQQDDNQRIDRGYFLDRFKDEYGEHADEELENVINWGRYAELFSYDPASGELFLES